One genomic segment of Mytilus trossulus isolate FHL-02 chromosome 4, PNRI_Mtr1.1.1.hap1, whole genome shotgun sequence includes these proteins:
- the LOC134715169 gene encoding uncharacterized protein LOC134715169, with amino-acid sequence MAESLVQLPEWAYKATNTDSQEVKVAAENSDNHSLLKVDVKGKFTNNEPCQFTMDGNEDNCIIHQTEITRLRSCFFRKVGGENGDTKYGVQISTMVGADFVWFLILFESLDDTMKVLNICRRNLHSKGGFIDYLCPKWTGDLEVQVSTVGGTEDEIPQKSYSIVLDEEALFLFRDFNKRLPDFFLMFYKEGTDHSIERALVQHYSNNIVLESVKMKFVIQNAVGYSSFTEAIKMIKPKPKHIFEDHSKIAKYLTDLEQINHDENVSQELQKRQEKPSRHRKDYEPEWGERSDTTEAGNQASIISSELDQALETLSVNEDLSLPWIVAEDEMKLMLENPEALEGSQTDMLSGGLDPNDANHLMKSFSEIKEHLTSQRYDLALSRLKGTKTVFQESAIPEIKRLIGTDELELLKKLYFHSFLEGL; translated from the exons ATGGCGGAGAGTTTAGTACAACTTCCGGAATGGGCATACAAAGCAACAAATACAGATAGTCAGGAG gtcAAAGTTGCAGCAGAAAATTCAGATAATCACTCCCTCTTAAAAGTGGATGTGAAAGGCAAGTTTACCAATAATGAACCATGCCAGTTTACCATGGATGGCAATGAAGATAATTGTATTATTCATCAGACAGAGATTACCCGATTGAGAAGTTGCTTTTTTAGAAAAGTTGGAGGTGAAAATGGTGATACAAAGTATGGTGTACAGATATCTACCATGGTTGGAGCTGATTTTGTCTGGTTCCTGATTTTATTTGAGTCCCTAGATGATACAATGAAGGTTTTGAACATATGCCGTCGGAACTTACATTCGAAAGGCGGATTTATTGACTATCTTTGTCCAAAATGGACAGGTGATCTTGAAGTCCAGGTGTCCACTGTAGGAGGTACCGAAGATGAAATCCCTCAGAAGAGTTATTCTATCGTTTTAGATGAGGAAGCACTGTTTTTGTTCCGAGACTTCAATAAAAGGCTgccagacttttttttaatgttttacaaagaAGGAACAGACCATAGTATAGAAAGAGCCCTTGTTCAACACTATTCCAATAATATCGTATTGGAAAGTGTCAAGATGAAATTTGTAATACAAAATGCT GTTGGCTACAGCAGTTTTACTGAAGCTATCAAAATGATCAAACCAAAACCAAAGCATATCTTTGAAG ATCATTCAAAGATTGCCAAATATTTAACAGATTTAGAACAAA TAAATCATGATGAAAATGTTAGCCAGGAACTTCAGAAAAGACAAG aaaaacctTCAAGACACAGAAAAG ACTATGAACCTGAATGGGGAGAGCGATCAGACACGACTGAAGCAGGGAATCAAGCTTCTATAATATCAA gtGAGTTAGATCAAGCTTTGGAGACATTGTCAGTTAACGAAGATTTAAGTTTACCTTGGATAGTGGCAGAggatgaaatgaaattaatgtTAGAAAATCCAGAGGCATTAGAAGGCAGTCAGACAGATATGTTATCTGGCG GGTTGGATCCAAATGATGCAAACCATTTAATGAAAAGTTTTAGTGAAATCAAAGAACATCTTACAAGCCAAAG atatgaTTTGGCCTTGTCTCGTCTGAAAGGAACAAAGACTGTATTCCAGGAATCAGCAATCCCAGAAATAAAGAGACTGATAGGAACAGATGAACTTGAACTTCTGAAGAAATTGTATTTCCACTCTTTCTTGGAGGGcttatga
- the LOC134716565 gene encoding toll-like receptor 13, with protein sequence MTNYSKLWDAFVSFKEEDNQFVYQNLYPKLEKQLGFKLCIHHKDFLPGKAITSNILDTIANSRRTIMIISREYLQGGYTTFEYEVAHAEMINSKSKHKIIPIFLDKFDNCQGLMDDTLKCIVQSVTYITWPGGTNQRDVGTFWKRLALSMPKKSKKVRTDGHENSSLLRRSVM encoded by the exons ATGACAAAtt attcTAAATTGTGGGATGCATTTGTATCGTTTAAGGAGGAAGATAACCAGTTTGTTTATCAAAACCTGTACCCTAAACTGGAAAAACAATTGGGATTTAAATTGTGTATTCATCATAAGGACTTCTTACCAGGAAAAG cCATCACTTCTAACATACTTGACACCATTGCCAACAGTCGTAGAACAATAATGATCATCAGCAGAGAATATTTACAAGGAGGCTATACTACATTTGAATACGAAGTGGCTCATGCTGAAATGATCAACagtaaatcaaaacataaaattattcCAATATTTCTGGATAAATTTGACAACTGCCAAGGTTTAATGGATGATACACTCAAATGTATTGTACAATCCGTAACTTATATCACGTGGCCTGGAGGAACCAATCAAAGGGATGTAGGGACTTTCTGGAAAAGACTTGCATTATCAATGCCGAAGAAATCAAAGAAAGTTCGTACAGACGGTCATGAAAATTCTAGTTTGTTAAGACGAAGCGTGATGTGA